Part of the Corynebacterium efficiens YS-314 genome is shown below.
ACCATGGGCTTGACCAGGACCACACGAACGGTGAAGGTCAGGAACATGATCGACAGGGCCCACGTGATTCCCTCATCAGGGCTCAGTACGAGACTGAACACCTGGTGCCAGAACCACAGGATGGCCGAAATCGGCCAATAGATGAAGTTGAGCACTGTGAGTCGAAACTCCTCGGTTGTTTATAAGACGTATGTACTTGTAGGACGCCATGCGCTCACTGGTGGGATAAGCGGGCCAGGGCGTCTACCTGACCGTTTCCGTGGACCAGTAGCCGGGATTGGGCACCGGGTCGAAACCCCCGGGATGCCACGGCCCACACTTGGCCAACCTGACAGCAGCCAGCACGGTGCCCTTGACGGCCCCGTGCACAGACACTGACTTCAACGCGTAGGTACTGCAGACAGGATCAAAGCGACAGGTCGAACCCATCTTAAGGCCGGACAGGTACTTTTGGTAGAAGCGCACCGCACCCGCGAGCGCCTTCGCCGCGGGCCCTTTCGGTTGTGGAATGACCTGTGGGTCATCACTTATCGGTTCGCACACGACCGGCCTTCCTCAGACCATGGCGGATATCGCGCTCCAGGTCCTGCGATGATGCCTGCCCCGAACCCGCCAACGCCCGGATCACCACATGGTGGGTCGGGGTTAGCAGCTCCGGTGAATCCGCCGCGATGCGGGCGCACACATGGCGAAGCCGTCGGGAGGTGCGGTGACGGATCACCGCATTCCCGACGGCTTTGGAAACGATGAGGCCGAACCGTGGACCACCGAAGGAGGCAACTTCGCCTTTTTCCCCGGTGCCGTCCAGCGATTCGGCACTATCCCACAGGTGCACCACAACGGTGGAGCTTCCCGCGCGTCGGCCTTTCCTCATCGTCGTGCGGAATTGCACGGATGAGGTCAGT
Proteins encoded:
- the yidD gene encoding membrane protein insertion efficiency factor YidD, whose protein sequence is MCEPISDDPQVIPQPKGPAAKALAGAVRFYQKYLSGLKMGSTCRFDPVCSTYALKSVSVHGAVKGTVLAAVRLAKCGPWHPGGFDPVPNPGYWSTETVR
- the rnpA gene encoding ribonuclease P protein component translates to MLPAQNKLTSSVQFRTTMRKGRRAGSSTVVVHLWDSAESLDGTGEKGEVASFGGPRFGLIVSKAVGNAVIRHRTSRRLRHVCARIAADSPELLTPTHHVVIRALAGSGQASSQDLERDIRHGLRKAGRVRTDK